A section of the Hippea sp. KM1 genome encodes:
- a CDS encoding prepilin-type N-terminal cleavage/methylation domain-containing protein: MGFRNRAFTLIELLITIAIIAILAAVAAFTYSTFLKPAYQTSPLNALNAAAAAEETYYADNGQYACTIEDLTGFNDGTKDNKFIINKDADSKRKFILKVDNCTATSYTLSVENNPTDSKWKAKWVISCSADMPYGACKPKQVEGSPTVLTNLF, translated from the coding sequence ATGGGTTTTAGAAACAGAGCGTTTACTCTTATTGAGTTATTAATAACCATAGCTATTATAGCTATTCTGGCCGCGGTTGCGGCCTTTACTTATTCTACATTTCTAAAACCTGCATACCAAACGAGCCCTTTGAATGCTCTTAATGCTGCTGCAGCTGCCGAGGAAACCTATTATGCTGATAATGGACAGTATGCTTGCACAATAGAGGATCTTACAGGTTTTAATGATGGTACTAAAGATAACAAGTTCATAATCAATAAAGATGCCGATAGCAAAAGGAAATTTATTTTAAAGGTGGACAACTGCACAGCAACAAGTTATACGCTGTCAGTCGAAAATAACCCCACTGACTCCAAATGGAAAGCGAAATGGGTGATTAGCTGTTCGGCTGATATGCCTTACGGTGCCTGCAAACCAAAACAAGTAGAAGGAAGCCCTACAGTTCTCACAAACTTATTTTAA
- a CDS encoding response regulator transcription factor, whose protein sequence is MIRVLIVEDDKYLGDAVKLYLNKNGFECDWISDDRDVASTLNFKGYDVVILDLMLKYEKGENILSMIKSKYNLPVIILTAKGKIEDKKTCFELGADDYMVKPFDPRELVLRIKSVCRRYGDETVKVGDVRIDLSKETVMRNGENVNLTKKEWDLLTFLVKNRNRVVSSDEILSYVWPDGEAGDDSVRAYIKRLRDALGHSLIETVKGRGYRLSG, encoded by the coding sequence ATGATTAGGGTTCTGATTGTGGAAGACGATAAATATTTGGGTGATGCGGTTAAGCTTTATCTAAATAAAAACGGCTTTGAGTGTGATTGGATTTCTGATGATAGAGATGTGGCTTCCACTTTGAATTTTAAGGGTTATGATGTGGTAATACTGGATTTGATGCTGAAATATGAAAAGGGAGAGAATATACTCTCAATGATAAAATCGAAATACAACCTGCCTGTTATAATTTTAACGGCAAAGGGCAAGATAGAGGATAAAAAAACATGCTTCGAGCTCGGTGCTGATGATTACATGGTAAAGCCTTTTGACCCACGGGAGCTGGTGTTGAGAATAAAAAGTGTTTGCAGGCGGTATGGCGATGAGACCGTAAAAGTTGGGGATGTTAGGATAGATCTAAGCAAAGAAACGGTGATGCGAAATGGCGAAAATGTAAACCTGACCAAAAAGGAGTGGGATCTATTGACTTTTTTAGTAAAAAATAGAAACAGGGTTGTATCAAGTGATGAGATCTTAAGCTATGTATGGCCTGATGGGGAAGCGGGTGATGATTCGGTTAGGGCTTATATTAAAAGGCTCAGGGATGCCCTGGGGCATTCTCTCATAGAAACTGTAAAGGGTAGGGGATACAGGCTATCAGGCTGA
- a CDS encoding ATP-binding protein has product MKKLPIGIQTFSKIIEENCYYVDKTHFALKLLQGGGYYFLSRPRRFGKSLFLDTLAEIFLGNKDLFKGLYIYDKYDFKPHPVIRISFGSGDYSLDEERIHKRLKWVLKENQEDLGIDCGDLSNEECFAELIEKAHAKHSQRVVILIDEYDKPILDNITNKDMAKRARNILKNFYSVIKDSDRYIRFVFITGVSKFSKLNLFSGLNNLEDITLNEEFAEICGYTHDDLLTVFKDRIEGIDLELVKRWYNGYNYFGKPLYNPFDILLFLSNNGTFRNYWWQTGNPSFLIELLKEGDYYIPELEYSEVTEEILNAFDVDYIDLRALLWQTGYLTFDKRIADNLGGYTYTLRVPNTEVRISLNQLLIDYLTNQRQQKARYRLDMFDCLNRNDINGFVELFKKIFASIPYTNYVNNVISNYEGYYSSVVFVYLMALGYDVIPEDITNRGRIDLAVKTEDKILIIEFKVDAKEQPIKQIKERRYHEKYLNENKGIYLIGMVFDSRERNISQWEVERVDG; this is encoded by the coding sequence ATGAAAAAACTCCCAATAGGCATCCAGACCTTTAGCAAGATCATAGAGGAAAACTGCTACTATGTAGATAAAACCCACTTTGCATTAAAACTCTTGCAGGGCGGTGGATACTACTTCCTCTCACGCCCCAGACGCTTCGGCAAATCACTCTTCCTTGACACATTGGCAGAGATATTTTTAGGCAACAAAGACCTATTCAAAGGTCTATACATCTATGACAAGTATGACTTCAAACCCCACCCTGTCATAAGGATATCATTTGGCAGTGGGGATTACTCTTTGGATGAGGAGCGAATCCATAAAAGACTGAAATGGGTTTTAAAGGAAAACCAGGAAGACTTAGGGATTGACTGCGGTGATCTATCCAACGAGGAATGTTTTGCAGAACTGATAGAGAAAGCTCATGCCAAACACTCCCAACGAGTCGTCATCCTCATAGACGAATACGACAAACCCATCCTTGACAACATCACAAACAAGGATATGGCAAAAAGGGCAAGAAACATTCTAAAGAACTTCTACTCTGTGATAAAGGACAGCGACAGATACATCAGGTTTGTCTTTATTACTGGAGTAAGCAAGTTCTCAAAGCTCAACCTATTCAGTGGTTTGAACAACTTAGAGGATATTACCCTCAATGAAGAGTTTGCAGAGATCTGTGGTTATACACATGATGATCTGTTGACTGTCTTTAAAGACAGAATAGAGGGTATAGACTTAGAGTTGGTAAAGAGGTGGTATAACGGCTACAACTACTTTGGCAAACCACTATACAACCCATTTGACATACTTCTGTTTCTCTCAAACAACGGCACATTCCGCAACTACTGGTGGCAGACAGGAAACCCATCATTTCTGATAGAATTACTAAAGGAGGGTGATTACTATATCCCAGAGCTTGAATACTCAGAGGTTACAGAAGAGATACTGAATGCGTTTGATGTTGATTACATTGACCTAAGGGCACTCCTCTGGCAGACAGGCTATCTGACATTTGACAAAAGGATAGCAGACAACCTTGGGGGATACACCTACACACTCAGGGTACCAAACACAGAGGTGAGAATCTCACTAAACCAGCTCCTCATAGATTACCTAACCAACCAGAGACAACAGAAGGCCAGATACCGCCTTGATATGTTTGACTGTCTAAACAGAAACGACATCAACGGCTTTGTTGAACTGTTTAAGAAGATCTTTGCCTCTATTCCATACACAAACTATGTAAACAATGTAATATCAAACTACGAGGGTTATTACAGCAGCGTTGTTTTTGTCTACCTGATGGCTTTGGGCTATGATGTGATACCTGAGGATATAACAAACAGGGGAAGGATTGATTTAGCAGTTAAGACAGAGGATAAGATATTAATTATTGAGTTTAAGGTTGATGCAAAAGAGCAGCCGATAAAGCAGATAAAAGAGAGAAGATACCATGAGAAATACTTGAATGAGAATAAAGGGATATACCTCATTGGGATGGTGTTTGATTCAAGAGAGAGGAATATCAGCCAGTGGGAAGTTGAGAGGGTGGATGGGTGA
- the vapC gene encoding type II toxin-antitoxin system tRNA(fMet)-specific endonuclease VapC — protein sequence MLDTNICSYIIRNAPEEIRIKLKEVEQEHELALSSVVVAELFYGAYKKNSKRLINLIESFIENFTIYGFDAKVAEIYGKIRAGIERKGNVMGAYDLQIAAHAISLDAVLVTNNEREFRRIEGLRAENWAR from the coding sequence ATGCTTGATACCAATATCTGCAGCTATATAATCAGAAATGCACCAGAAGAGATAAGGATAAAACTTAAAGAAGTGGAACAAGAGCACGAGTTAGCCCTTTCATCTGTTGTTGTTGCCGAACTGTTCTACGGTGCTTACAAGAAAAACAGCAAAAGACTAATTAATCTTATAGAAAGCTTTATAGAGAACTTTACTATCTACGGCTTTGATGCAAAAGTAGCCGAAATCTATGGAAAAATCAGAGCTGGAATTGAAAGAAAAGGTAATGTCATGGGGGCTTACGATCTCCAAATTGCCGCACATGCAATATCTTTAGATGCCGTTCTTGTGACCAATAATGAAAGGGAGTTTAGAAGAATAGAAGGTTTAAGGGCGGAGAATTGGGCAAGATAA
- a CDS encoding AbrB/MazE/SpoVT family DNA-binding domain-containing protein: protein MHRTKVFKSGNSYAVRLPKEFRLNCDTVYIKKEGKRIVLIPPDDKWDDLFDRLRESKDITSEFMKKRNQPLPQERDLF, encoded by the coding sequence ATGCACAGAACAAAAGTATTTAAAAGCGGCAACTCGTATGCAGTTAGATTACCCAAAGAGTTTAGGCTTAACTGCGATACGGTGTATATAAAGAAAGAGGGTAAGCGTATAGTTCTGATACCGCCAGATGATAAGTGGGATGATTTATTTGACAGGCTTAGGGAGTCTAAAGATATTACCAGTGAGTTCATGAAAAAGAGGAATCAGCCCTTGCCTCAAGAAAGGGATCTGTTTTAG
- a CDS encoding IS256 family transposase: MYDLIFTQLKEEFKSMIERIMKEERDRYLEENKSTRANGYYTRSPKTILGQMELSIPRTRDGKFKSDVLPERKRVMFLLDDIIRAMFVSGVSSRKAGKVLENLIGCSISSQFASYISDIPKEVIEEFKNRRLDDEYPVLYIDATYLPLKRDSVEKEAVYAVLGLRYDGRRNILAYFLPGGNENTQMWREIFEDLKSRGLKNVRMIISDDLKGLSRSIEEAFPKAKHQLCWFHLKKNIKSKVRKRHWDEMLKELNQIMEAKTQEEAELLMNEFIDKWSRLYKSLNSLKSKVKNYTHFSNLNEKIKVYFSTTNWMERCFKELKDSLRIRGYLHSEDSAEKFLYLFFKDKDEKYSSRKLRYSEYLMEAFG, from the coding sequence ATGTATGATTTGATTTTTACACAATTGAAGGAAGAATTCAAGTCAATGATTGAAAGGATCATGAAAGAGGAAAGAGACAGGTACTTAGAAGAGAACAAATCAACAAGGGCAAATGGATATTACACAAGGTCACCAAAAACAATATTAGGTCAGATGGAGCTTTCCATCCCCAGAACAAGGGACGGCAAGTTCAAAAGCGATGTATTGCCTGAGAGAAAGAGGGTGATGTTTCTCCTTGATGACATAATAAGGGCAATGTTCGTGTCTGGAGTCTCATCAAGGAAGGCAGGCAAGGTTTTAGAAAATCTCATTGGATGTTCCATATCATCCCAGTTTGCAAGCTATATTTCCGACATACCAAAAGAGGTCATAGAGGAGTTCAAAAACAGAAGGTTGGATGATGAGTATCCAGTCCTATACATAGATGCAACATACCTGCCTCTGAAGAGGGACAGTGTAGAAAAAGAGGCAGTTTATGCTGTTCTGGGATTGAGATACGACGGCAGAAGAAACATACTTGCATACTTCCTACCTGGAGGCAATGAGAATACACAGATGTGGAGAGAGATATTTGAGGACCTAAAATCAAGGGGACTAAAGAATGTCAGAATGATAATCAGCGATGATCTAAAAGGGCTCTCAAGATCAATAGAGGAGGCATTCCCCAAAGCAAAGCATCAGCTATGCTGGTTTCATCTGAAGAAGAACATAAAAAGCAAGGTGAGAAAGAGACACTGGGATGAGATGCTGAAAGAGCTAAACCAGATAATGGAGGCTAAGACCCAAGAGGAGGCAGAACTCTTGATGAATGAGTTCATCGACAAATGGAGTAGGCTCTATAAATCCCTAAACAGCCTAAAAAGTAAAGTCAAGAACTATACACACTTCTCAAACCTCAATGAAAAGATAAAGGTATACTTTTCAACAACAAACTGGATGGAGAGGTGTTTCAAGGAATTAAAGGATTCTTTAAGAATTAGGGGTTATCTCCATTCTGAGGACAGTGCTGAAAAGTTCCTTTACCTTTTCTTCAAAGATAAGGATGAGAAGTATTCATCAAGAAAGCTCAGATACTCTGAATACCTGATGGAGGCTTTTGGATAG
- a CDS encoding prepilin-type N-terminal cleavage/methylation domain-containing protein: MKEIKSKAGFTLIELLVVIAIIAILAAIAIPQYNQYRERAKAKDLITLAHNCAQDVVAYCMDKDNGTDVDASNIDSCKASGDVGYLKSVSISISNDNTTKCGGFKSENDNVTATGSVDGKTYQAVCIFDDDSGSFHCIGPTKQ, translated from the coding sequence ATGAAGGAGATTAAATCCAAAGCGGGTTTTACATTGATTGAGCTTCTGGTTGTTATCGCAATCATCGCAATTTTGGCGGCTATAGCTATACCGCAGTATAATCAGTACAGAGAAAGGGCTAAGGCAAAGGATTTGATAACTTTGGCTCACAATTGTGCTCAAGATGTTGTTGCTTACTGTATGGATAAAGATAATGGAACTGATGTTGATGCTTCTAATATAGATTCATGTAAAGCTAGTGGGGATGTAGGATACTTAAAAAGTGTATCTATATCTATTAGTAATGACAATACTACTAAGTGTGGTGGGTTTAAGAGTGAGAATGACAATGTAACCGCTACAGGAAGCGTTGATGGTAAAACATACCAGGCTGTATGTATATTTGATGATGATAGCGGTAGTTTTCATTGCATAGGTCCCACAAAACAATAA
- a CDS encoding helix-turn-helix domain-containing protein produces MGLKGLLEEYKYDADFIYEGLILDISYQLKKLMEKKNMTKKQLAKKMGVKPSYITKIFSGSNISIKTIAKVLAALEIDAEILLKERKTGSLYDEDGLEKGRNIIKLGKDILEVDDEADGIFNTAA; encoded by the coding sequence ATGGGTTTGAAGGGTTTGTTAGAGGAGTATAAATATGACGCCGATTTTATATACGAAGGCCTTATTCTGGATATATCTTACCAACTTAAGAAGCTCATGGAAAAGAAAAATATGACAAAAAAACAACTTGCTAAAAAAATGGGCGTCAAACCCTCTTACATAACGAAGATCTTCAGCGGTAGTAATATAAGCATAAAAACTATAGCTAAGGTGTTGGCAGCTCTTGAGATTGATGCGGAAATTCTTTTGAAAGAAAGAAAAACAGGGAGCTTATACGACGAAGATGGTTTAGAGAAAGGCAGAAATATTATCAAACTTGGCAAGGATATTTTGGAGGTAGATGATGAAGCTGACGGAATCTTCAATACTGCAGCTTAA